A stretch of the Pan paniscus chromosome 2, NHGRI_mPanPan1-v2.0_pri, whole genome shotgun sequence genome encodes the following:
- the PDHB gene encoding pyruvate dehydrogenase E1 component subunit beta, mitochondrial, producing MAAVSGLVRRPLREVSGLLKRRFHWTAPAALQVTVRDAINQGMDEELERDEKVFLLGEEVAQYDGAYKVSRGLWKKYGDKRIIDTPISEMGFAGIAVGAAMAGLRPICEFMTFNFSMQAIDQVINSAAKTYYMSGGLQPVPIVFRGPNGASAGVAAQHSQCFAAWYGHCPGLKVVSPWNSEDAKGLIKSAIRDNNPVVVLENELMYGVPFEFPPEAQSKDFLIPIGKAKIERQGTHITVVSHSRPVGHCLEAAAVLSKEGVECEVINMRTIRPMDMETIEASVMKTNHLVTVEGGWPQFGVGAEICARIMEGPAFNFLDAPAVRVTGADVPMPYAKILEDNSIPQVKDIIFAIKKTLNI from the exons GTGACAGTTCGTGATGCTATAAATCAGGGTATGGATGAGGAGCTGGAAAGAGATGAGAAGGTATTTCTGCTTGGAGAAGAAGTTGCCCAGTATGATGGGGCATACAAG GTTAGTCGAGGGCTGTGGAAGAAATATGGAGACAAGAGGATTATTGATACTCCCATATCAGAG atGGGCTTTGCTGGAATTGCTGTAGGTGCAGCTATG gctgggTTGCGGCCCATTTGTGAATTTATGACCTTCAATTTCTCCATGCAAGCCATTGACCAGGTTATAAACTCAGCTGCCAAGACCTACTACATGTCTGGTGGCCTTCAGCCTGTGCCTATAGTCTTCAGGGGACCCAATGGTGCCTCAGCAGGTGTAGCTGCCCAGCACTCACAGTGCTTTGCTGCCTGGTATGGGCACTGCCCAGGCTTAAAGGTGGTCAGCCCCTGGAATTCAGAGGATGCTAAAGGACTTATTAAATCAGCCATTCGGGATAACAATCCAG tGGTGGTGCTAGAGAATGAATTGATGTATGGGGTTCCTTTTGAATTTCCTCCGGAAGCTCAGTCAAAAGATTTTCTGATTCCTATTGGAAAAGCCAAAATAGAAAGGCAAG GAACACATATAACTGTGGTTTCCCATTCAAGACCTGTGGGCCACTGCTTAGAAGCTGCAGCAGTGCTATCTAAAGAAGGAGTTGAATGTGAG GTGATAAATATGCGTACCATTAGACCAATGGACATGGAAACCATAGAAGCCAGTGTCATGAAGACAAATCATCTCGTAACTGTGGAAGGAGGCTGGCCACAGTTTGGAGTAGGAGCTGAAATCTGTGCCAGGATCATGGAAG GTCCTGCGTTCAATTTCCTGGATGCTCCTGCTGTTCGTGTCACTGGTGCTGACGTCCCTATGCCTTATGCAAAGATTCTAGAGGACAACTCTATACCTCAGGTCAAAGACATCATATTtgcaataaagaaaacattaaatatttag